The Apium graveolens cultivar Ventura chromosome 6, ASM990537v1, whole genome shotgun sequence genome contains a region encoding:
- the LOC141665321 gene encoding uncharacterized protein LOC141665321, with amino-acid sequence MYVDKDLDQGELSEGKCYRDKATMLLVVKRAHIAMDRTYKMTKSKKEQLIIQCRAEGCNWRMRAAFMHNSGYWRINVNREEHRCIVDQPLQDHKKLSARMISLIVKPLVIDTPEIPIKTIIPLINNDHNHIVGYKKAWRGKQIAIEEVYGSWATSYQALPIFLAAIKKTNPGTITEIDVVPHAQERGTSVCKRIFWCLKAMMDGWQHARPVISIDGTFLKGRYRGKLLVAMGVDSNNHPFPLCYGLVDEETYENWSWFLQHLRRHVCRQKTGVCIISDRAASILSAVRDPQNGFAEPLGIHRFCLLYVRSNFCHHHPGGELKKLMWKAGTTTQVSKHDAYMTMIGEFPPLPLTILQEYPLRGGHFPTIMVFAMVKGPPTCLRVSTKI; translated from the exons ATGTATGTTGATAAAGACCTCGATCAGGGGGAACTGAGTGAAGGAAAGTGTTACCGTGATAAAGCAACCATGTTGTTGGTAGTCAAGCGCGCTCATATTGCCATGGATCGTACTTATAAAATGACAAAGAGTAAGAAAGAACAGCTCATTATACAGTGCCGGGCTGAGGGTTGTAATTGGAGGATGCGAGCTGCTTTCATGCATAATTCTGGCTACTGGAGGATAAATGTGAATAGAGAGGAACACAGATGCATAGTTGATCAGCCATTACAAGATCACAAGAAACTATCTGCAAGGATGATTTCACTGATTGTGAAACCACTT GTGATCGATACACCAGAAATCCCCATTAAAACCATTATCCCGCTTATCAACAACGATCACAACCATATAGTGGGGTACAAGAAAGCATGGCGAGGCAAACAAATAGCCATTGAGGAAGTCTATGGAAGTTGGGCTACATCATATCAAGCTCTTCCCATATTTCTTGCAGCCATCAAGAAGACAAATCCTGGAACCATTACTGAGATCGATGTTGTGCCTCATGCTCAGGAAAGGGGCACGTCCGTTTGTAAGCGAATCTTTTGGTGTTTGAAGGCAATGATGGACGGGTGGCAACATGCACGTCCTGTAATTTCAATAGACGGAACTTTCTTGAAGGGGAGATATAGGGGAAAGCTGCTTGTTGCCATGGGTGTAGATTCAAACAACCACCCTTTTCCTCTTTGCTATGGTTTGGTTGATGAGGAGACGTACGAGAACTGGTCTTGGTTTCTGCAACATCTTCGGAGACATGTCTGTCGCCAAAAGACCGGCGTGTGTATCATCTCTGATCGCGCAGCCAGTATTCTTTCTGCAGTGAGAGACCCTCAAAATGGATTTGCTGAGCCATTAGGCATCCATAGGTTCTGTCTACTGTATGTTCGAAGCAACTTCTGCCATCATCACCCTGGCGGTGAACTAAAGAAATTGATGTGGAAAGCTGGCACAACCACACAAGTCTCTAAGCATGATGCATATATGACAATGATTGGTGAATTCCCCCCCCTGCCCTTGACTATCTTGCAAGAATACCCGTTGAGAGGTGGACACTTTCCCACGATAATGGTGTTCGCTATGGTCAAAGGACCACCAACATGCTTGAGGGTTTCAACGAAAATATAA